A single Lynx canadensis isolate LIC74 chromosome D2, mLynCan4.pri.v2, whole genome shotgun sequence DNA region contains:
- the LCOR gene encoding ligand-dependent corepressor isoform X3 — MVKLCTHHQKQFIRVLNDLYTESQPGPEDLHPDSGAMDASTCSAGCAQLGTKHKEKDAVCLDRKSPTSVDLFVDSSDSHSPLRVTEQALKEPPPEVKSVDGRENALAVTQKDSSELPTTKPNSGSSTDSSTLGYLTASNSSSLNFHHISKSLEGQTTGQEQDTNVKIREDGKDHMQSSALVESLIAVKGAAENSEESNSCIISQRNSFKALSEEAWDSGFMGNSPRTADKENALLCSSKTPLRQELESSEQDSRPKQENHLHSLGRNKVSYHLHPSDKGQFDHSKDGWLAPSPMPAVHKASNGHSRTKMISTSIKTARKSKRASGLRINDYDNQCDVVYISQPITECHFENQRSILSSRKTARKSTRGYFFNGDCCELPTVRTLARNLHSQEKASCSTLEPEAVVTPKQTLTLSAPGPAVDVQHPRDDDHEEPSKEIISLKEGDRDASSEKESQEPEVCPVTNKPNPSSSSRSKETTASSLVSPLPVHLPKEDTPEGSSMVSTPTASGIASPERDQQPVELLEIKEGTVTQDCHLVSSIESTSEGGNEDVVSGPHSSPETVSREEGPPCSESQSPPVGLEPPLSLGKAEDNQSISTEAETEDTQELDTDPLLKESSTFTNENPNEIEESETAGGTGKLEGQGSNVKHSSERDMCDQNIDSPEENLDKKKKVKKLPEASDRCLRSQLSDPSSADRCLRSQSSDSSSASPEIKVSKNPVMKRSKKEGCPGETTPESLLADGFHTKALEDTENPEVHEKPSEKDAEQEGKEGGIITRQTFKNMLAKEVKGEEGGIFPRGDPITTVGQTLPGERLEIYVQSKLGEKNAHAPSENIPCTFPEQSKEKPEPIPAHDTEEVVNEVGSANTQHKGDQSDVPSSARGLSNSGSGDVAGPPQCVPRLTRLTSSTYNLRHTHSLDSLDTAKVTSEKEATQGNPMPKEKEASESGDPLHEDDVDTVVDDQPKFVEWCAEEENQELIASFNAQYMRVQKGWIQLEKEAQPTPRSRNKSDKLKEIWKSKKRSRKCRGSLEVQKFSPVQMLFMTNFKLSNVCKWFLETTETRSLVIVKKLNTRLPGDIPPVKHPLQKYSPSSLYPSSLQAERLKKHLKKFPGATPARNNWKTQKLWAKFQENPDQVEPEDGSDVSLSPNSEDTVEEAKEGRTSHPPTNSPTPASTRILRKYSNIRGKLRAQQCLIKNEKMESPFGQAVESKQSCKSVCINPLMSPKLALQVDADGFPIKPKSTDGMKGRKGKQMSEILPKAEVQNKRKRTESGTAQDRKDKGPAVKASKEKHSDGSTKTPAAKKPAARDRISQLPKKTSLKENKVKIPKKSPGKNCPPSRREKENTNKRPAQPAASDTVTKPAKQKGAGESSSRPQKATNRKQSSGKARARPLTKTPESSAAQRKRKLKAKLDSSHGKRRRLDAK; from the coding sequence CTTGGCTGTTACCCAGAAAGATTCCTCTGAACTTCCAACCACTAAACCTAATTCTGGTAGTTCAACGGATAGTTCCACTCTGGGATACCTCACTGCATCTAATTCTTCCTCATTAAACTTCCACCACATCTCTAAGAGCTTGGAGGGGCAAACCACTGGACAGGAGCAAGACACAAATGTGAAAATTCGCGAGGATGGTAAAGACCATATGCAGAGCTCAGCTTTAGTAGAAAGTCTAATTGCAGTAAAAGGGGCAGCTGAGAATAGTGAGGAGAGCAACAGCTGTATTATTTCTCAGAGAAATTCATTCAAAGCTTTATCAGAAGAGGCTTGGGACTCAGGGTTTATGGGGAATTCACCTAGAACTGCTGACAAAGAGAACGCTTTACTGTGTAGCTCAAAAACACCTTTGCGCCAGGAGTTAGAGTCCAGTGAACAAGATTCAAGGCCAAAGCAAGAGAACCATCTTCACTCACTAGGAAGAAATAAGGTGAGTTATCATTTACATCCCAGTGATAAGGGCCAGTTTGATCATTCCAAAGATGGTTGGTTAGCCCCCAGCCCAATGCCAGCTGTACACAAAGCATCTAATGGACATTCACGAACCAAGATGATCTCGACCTCCATTAAGACAGCTCGGAAAAGTAAAAGGGCATCAGGGTTGAGGATAAATGATTATGATAACCAGTGTGATGTCGTTTATATTAGTCAGCCAATAACAGAATGCCACTTTGAGAATCAAAGATCAATATTATCCTCTCGGAAAACAGCCAGAAAGAGTACTCGGGGATACTTTTTCAATGGTGATTGTTGTGAGCTGCCAACTGTTCGCACACTGGCCAGAAATTTACACTCCCAAGAAAAAGCGAGCTGTTCAACCCTGGAGCCGGAGGCAGTGGTCACTCCCAAGCAGACCCTTACACTTTCAGCCCCTGGACCCGCCGTGGATGTGCAGCATCCCAGAGACGATGACCACGAAGAACCTAGTAAAGAAATAATCTCCCttaaggaaggagacagagatgcTTCCTCGGAAAAGGAATCTCAAGAGCCTGAGGTTTGCCCCGTGACAAATAAACCAAACCCGAGCAGCTCTTCTAGGTCAAAGGAAACAACAGCCTCCAGCCTGGTGTCACCTCTCCCTGTTCACCTTCCCAAAGAGGACACGCCAGAAGGCAGCTCCATGGTCTCAACTCCCACAGCAAGTGGGATAGCTTCCCCTGAACGAGACCAGCAGCCAGTCGAACTGCTGGAAATCAAGGAGGGGACTGTCACCCAAGACTGTCACCTGGTTTCCTCTATTGAGAGCACTTCTGAGGGAGGCAATGAAGATGTTGTTTCCGGGCCTCACTCTTCTCCTGAAACAGTCAGTAGAGAGGAAGGTCCTCCTTGCTCAGAAAGTCAGAGTCCTCCAGTGGGCTTGGAGCCTCCTCTGAGCCTGGGAAAAGCTGAAGACAACCAAAGCATCAGTACTGAGGCTGAGACTGAAGACACTCAGGAGCTAGATACTGACCCACTCTTGAAGGAAAGCAGCACTTTTACTAATGAAAACCCCAACGAAATTGAGGAAAGTGAGACAGCAGGTGGTACAGGAAAATTAGAGGGACAGGGCAGTAACGTAAAACATTCTTCAGAAAGAGATATGTGTGATCAAAACATTGACTCACCCGAAGAGAATCTggacaagaagaaaaaagttaaaaaactcCCTGAGGCCTCTGACAGGTGCCTAAGAAGTCAGCTTTCTGATCCCTCTTCTGCTGATAGGTGCCTAAGAAGTCAAAGTTCAGATTCTTCCTCTGCTAGTCCTGAGATCAAGGTTTCCAAAAATCCTGTTATGAAACGTTCTAAAAAGGAAGGGTGCCCTGGTGAGACAACACCTGAGAGTCTTCTGGCTGACGGTTTCCATACAAAAGCTTTGGAGGACACTGAAAACCCAGAGGTCCATGAAAAGCCCTCTGAGAAAGATGCCGAGCAGGAGGGCAAAGAAGGTGGGATCATCACCaggcagacttttaaaaacatgctgGCTAAAGAGGtcaaaggggaagaaggaggtaTTTTCCCCCGCGGTGATCCCATAACCACAGTAGGCCAGACCCTGCCTGGAGAAAGACTGGAAATCTATGTTCAGTCTAAGTTAGGTGAGAAAAATGCTCATGCTCCCTcagaaaatattccatgtacTTTCCCAGAACAATCAAAAGAGAAGCCAGAACCAATTCCTGCACACGATACGGAGGAGGTTGTGAATGAGGTTGGCAGTGCAAACACCCAGCATAAAGGTGACCAGAGCGATGTGCCATCCAGTGCACGTGGCTTGTCAAATAGTGGAAGTGGTGATGTGGCCGGGCCCCCACAGTGCGTCCCGAGGCTTACAAGACTGACCTCTTCAACTTACAACCTAAGACATACTCATTCTCTGGACTCCTTGGACACTGCAAAAGTGACTTCAGAAAAGGAAGCAACACAGGGAAACCCAAtgccaaaggaaaaggaagcttcAGAGAGTGGAGACCCCTTACATGAGGATGATGTGGACACAGTGGTAGATGACCAGCCAAAGTTTGTGGAATGGTGTGCAGAGGAAGAGAACCAAGAGCTTATTGCCAGCTTCAATGCCCAGTACATGAGAGTCCAGAAAGGTTGGATCCAGTTGGAAAAGGAAGCCCAGCCAACGCCAAGATCAAGGAACAAGTCAGATAAACTAAAGGAGatttggaaaagcaaaaaaaggtCACGGAAATGTAGGGGTTCGTTGGAGGTTCAAAAGTTTTCTCCTGTTCAGATGCTGTTTATGACAAACTTTAAGTTATCTAATGTTTGCAAATGGTTCTTAGAGACAACTGAAACCCGGTCTCTGGTTATCGTGAAGAAGCTCAACACTCGTCTTCCAGGAGACATCCCCCCTGTCAAGCATCCTCTTCAGAAATACTCTCCTTCCAGCCTGTACCCCAGTTCACTACAGGCTGAACGCTTGAAAAAACACTTGAAGAAATTTCCTGGAGCTACTCCTGCtagaaacaactggaaaacacaGAAGCTCTGGGCTAAGTTTCAAGAGAATCCTGACCAAGTGGAGCCAGAGGATGGCAGTGATGTCAGCCTCAGCCCCAATTCTGAAGACACTGTAGAGGAAGCCAAGGAAGGTAGAACTAGCCATCCTCCCACAAATTCACCTACCCCAGCCAGTACTCGGATCCTCAGAAAATACTCCAATATTCGAGGAAAGCTCAGAGCCCAGCAATGTTTGATCAAGAACGAGAAAATGGAGAGCCCATTTGGACAGGCTGTGGAGAGTAAACAGAGTTGTAAGAGTGTATGCATCAACCCTCTGATGTCCCCCAAGCTTGCCCTGCAAGTGGATGCAGATGGGTTTCCCATTAAGCCCAAGAGTACTGATggaatgaagggaaggaaggggaagcagaTGTCTGAAATCTTGCCGAAAGCCGAAGTGCAGAATAAACGCAAGAGGACAGAAAGCGGCACCGCTCAGGACAGGAAGGACAAGGGACCTGCGGTCAAAGCCAGCAAAGAAAAGCATAGTGATGGATCCACCAAAACCCCTGCTGCCAAGAAGCCAGCTGCAAGGGACAGAATCAGCCAACTGCCCAAAAAGACATCCTTGAAAGAGAATAAAGTGAAGATCCCCAAAAAGTCCCCTGGGAAGAACTGCCCTCCCtccaggagggaaaaagaaaatacaaacaaaagacCCGCTCAGCCAGCCGCCTCAGACACAGTGACGAAACCTGCAAAGCAAAAGGGGGCAGGTGAATCCTCTTCAAGGCCACAGAAAGCCACCAACAGGAAGCAAAGCAGTGGAAAGGCTCGGGCCAGACCCTTGACAAAAACCCCAGAGAGCAGTGCGGCCCAGAGAAAGCGAAAGCTGAAGGCAAAGCTGGACTCTTCCCATGGCAAACGGAGACGGCTGGACGCAAAGTGA